In a genomic window of Chrysemys picta bellii isolate R12L10 chromosome 1, ASM1138683v2, whole genome shotgun sequence:
- the CYSLTR2 gene encoding cysteinyl leukotriene receptor 2 isoform X1, translated as MLAGSQKTSHLIELVSEMCQNDTTRTNLVNCSVDDFKQAVYPTIYLTIFALGVFGNGISIYVFLKLYRKKSPVNVFMLNLAISDLLFVWTLPFRATYYLNNSQWVFGDIFCRIVSYSLYVNMYCSIYFLTVLSIVRFVAIVHPFKHLKLTIKYSRIICAVIWGFVMTVSIVLLVKECPSPDYPRRCLDLQGESVEKMFVMNFIVLVVGFFLPFCTIICCYVLVIKALLKPRVPKVKIRASHKKAVLTIVITLFMFLLCFLPYHILRTVYLLDKCKIIMVNSCKLLAKGTVITHSLAVVNSCLDPVLYYFAGENFKERLKSIYKK; from the coding sequence gaagTCAGAAGACCTCACACTTGATTGAGTTAGTTTCAGAGATGTGCCAAAATGACACCACCAGGACAAACTTGGTCAACTGCTCTGTTGATGACTTCAAGCAAGCTGTTTATCCCACAATATATCTCACAATATTTGCCTTAGGTGTCTTTGGAAATGGCATTTCCATATATGTTTTCCTGAAGCTTTACAGGAAAAAGAGTCCAGTGAATGTTTTCATGCTGAACTTGGCTATTTCAGACCTCCTGTTTGTGTGGACTTTACCCTTCCGGGCCACCTACTACCTAAACAACTCTCAATGGGTATTTGGGGATATATTTTGCAGGATTGTGTCTTATTCCTTGTATGTCAATATGTACTGCAGCATTTATTTTCTAACTGTGCTGAGCATTGTTCGTTTTGTGGCTATTGTTCATCCTTTCAAACATTTGAAACTAACCATCAAGTATTCTAGAATCATATGTGCGGTGATATGGGGTTTTGTGATGACAGTTAGCATTGTGCTGCTGGTCAAGGAATGCCCTAGCCCGGACTACCCACGCAGGTGCTTAGATCTCCAAGGTGAGAGCGTAGAGAAGATGTTCGTGATGAACTTTATTGTCCTGGTAGTAGGTTTCTTCCTCCCATTTTGCACAATAATTTGCTGCTATGTGCTTGTGATCAAAGCTTTGCTTAAGCCCAGGGTTCCAAAAGTGAAGATAAGAGCTTCTCATAAGAAGGCAGTGTTAACCATCGTCATCACTTTATTCATGTTTCTGCTTTGTTTCCTGCCATATCACATACTAAGAACTGTCTACTTGCTGGACAAATGTAAGATCATTATGGTCAACTCTTGCAAGTTGCTGGCTAAAGGGACAGTCATCACTCATTCCCTTGCTGTAGTGAATAGTTGCCTAGATCCTGTACTCTACTACTTTGCTGGAGAAAACTTCAAAGAGAGACTCAAAAGTATATATAAAAAGTAG
- the CYSLTR2 gene encoding cysteinyl leukotriene receptor 2 isoform X2 — MCQNDTTRTNLVNCSVDDFKQAVYPTIYLTIFALGVFGNGISIYVFLKLYRKKSPVNVFMLNLAISDLLFVWTLPFRATYYLNNSQWVFGDIFCRIVSYSLYVNMYCSIYFLTVLSIVRFVAIVHPFKHLKLTIKYSRIICAVIWGFVMTVSIVLLVKECPSPDYPRRCLDLQGESVEKMFVMNFIVLVVGFFLPFCTIICCYVLVIKALLKPRVPKVKIRASHKKAVLTIVITLFMFLLCFLPYHILRTVYLLDKCKIIMVNSCKLLAKGTVITHSLAVVNSCLDPVLYYFAGENFKERLKSIYKK; from the coding sequence ATGTGCCAAAATGACACCACCAGGACAAACTTGGTCAACTGCTCTGTTGATGACTTCAAGCAAGCTGTTTATCCCACAATATATCTCACAATATTTGCCTTAGGTGTCTTTGGAAATGGCATTTCCATATATGTTTTCCTGAAGCTTTACAGGAAAAAGAGTCCAGTGAATGTTTTCATGCTGAACTTGGCTATTTCAGACCTCCTGTTTGTGTGGACTTTACCCTTCCGGGCCACCTACTACCTAAACAACTCTCAATGGGTATTTGGGGATATATTTTGCAGGATTGTGTCTTATTCCTTGTATGTCAATATGTACTGCAGCATTTATTTTCTAACTGTGCTGAGCATTGTTCGTTTTGTGGCTATTGTTCATCCTTTCAAACATTTGAAACTAACCATCAAGTATTCTAGAATCATATGTGCGGTGATATGGGGTTTTGTGATGACAGTTAGCATTGTGCTGCTGGTCAAGGAATGCCCTAGCCCGGACTACCCACGCAGGTGCTTAGATCTCCAAGGTGAGAGCGTAGAGAAGATGTTCGTGATGAACTTTATTGTCCTGGTAGTAGGTTTCTTCCTCCCATTTTGCACAATAATTTGCTGCTATGTGCTTGTGATCAAAGCTTTGCTTAAGCCCAGGGTTCCAAAAGTGAAGATAAGAGCTTCTCATAAGAAGGCAGTGTTAACCATCGTCATCACTTTATTCATGTTTCTGCTTTGTTTCCTGCCATATCACATACTAAGAACTGTCTACTTGCTGGACAAATGTAAGATCATTATGGTCAACTCTTGCAAGTTGCTGGCTAAAGGGACAGTCATCACTCATTCCCTTGCTGTAGTGAATAGTTGCCTAGATCCTGTACTCTACTACTTTGCTGGAGAAAACTTCAAAGAGAGACTCAAAAGTATATATAAAAAGTAG
- the LOC135981065 gene encoding LOW QUALITY PROTEIN: tigger transposable element-derived protein 1-like (The sequence of the model RefSeq protein was modified relative to this genomic sequence to represent the inferred CDS: inserted 4 bases in 4 codons): MEEKHKSGASNVSSSKNHRTITMKTKMEIIKRSEKGETPTEISRALDIXRTIMTIMNDKIRIKEHVKGLAPMQSPEITKQRVGLFAQVENLLTIWLENQSQRHTPVSLGIIQEKXYGDLKKEQGENSNAEPFNASRGWFMHFKVRANLHNIKVSGEAASADEEAARAFPETLTEIIEEDGYCTQQVFNVDKTVLFWKKMPSRTYIAKEEKSMPEYKATKDRLXFLLCANAAGDFKLKPLLVYRLENHRAFKGYSKSFLPVIWKSNPKAGVDKNILEDWFNHHFVPSVRDYCSKNSXIFNNVPGHPTILDYMHPDIKVVFLPPNTTSLLQPMDQGIIASFKAYYL; this comes from the exons ATGGAAGAAAAGCATAAATCTGGTGCAAGTAATGTTTCTTCTTCTAAGAACCACAGAACAATTACtatgaaaacaaaaatggaaataaTTAAGAGGTCTGAAAAAGGTGAGACGCCAACTGAAATCAGTAGAGCTTTGGATA CCCGAACTATTATGACCATCATGAATGACAAGATAAGGATTAAGGAACATGTCAAGGGCTTGGCTCCTATGCAATCACCTGAGATAACTAAGCAGCGTGTTGGACTTTTTGCTCAGGTTGAGAACCTGTTAACCATTTGGCTGGAGAATCAAAGTCAACGCCATACTCCTGTGAGTTTAGGCATAATTCAGGAAA ACTATGGTGATCTAAAGAAAGAACAGGGGGAGAATTCTAATGCTGAGCCTTTTAATGCAAGTAGGGGGTGGTTTATGCATTTCAAAGTCAGGGCCAATTTGCATAACATCAAGGTCTCAGGTGAAGCTGCCAGTGCTGATGAGGAGGCAGCTCGTGCTTTTCCTGAGACATTGACTGAAATCATTGAAGAAGATGGGTATTGTACTCAGCAAGTTTTTAACGTTGACAAAACTGTgctcttttggaaaaaaatgccATCGAGAACCTACATTGCCAAAGAGGAGAAATCCATGCCAGAGTATAAAGCTACTAAAGATAGGC ATTTTTTGCTCTGTGCAAATGCTGCAGGAGACTTTAAACTTAAACCTTTGCTTGTGTACCGTTTGGAAAACCACAGGGCTTTCAAGGGATATTCCAAGTCATTTCTCCCAGTGATATGGAAATCCAATCCTAAAGCGGGAGTCGATAAGAACATTCTTGAGGATTGGTTTAATCATCATTTTGTGCCAAGTGTCAGGGATTATTGCAGCAAAAACA CAATCTTCAACAATGTTCCTGGTCATCCAACCATCCTTGATTACATGCATCCTGACATCAAAGTGGTGTTTCTGCCCCCCAATACCACCTCATTATTGCAACCCATGGACCAGGGGATAATTGCATCCTTCAAAGCCTATtatctgtga